From a region of the Rhodococcus sp. 4CII genome:
- the dmpG gene encoding 4-hydroxy-2-oxovalerate aldolase, whose product MPYSADLDIRVTDSSLRDGSHAKRHQFTVEHVRSIVGALDAAGVPVIEVTHGDGLGGSSFNYGFSHTPEQELIKAAVQTAEQAKIAFLMLPGLGVQSDIREAADNGASICRIATHCTEADISVQHFGLARDLGLETVGFLMMSHSQRPEVLARQARIMADAGCQCVYVVDSAGALILTGVSDRVSALVTELGDDAQVGFHGHENLGLGVANSVLAVEAGALQIDGSTRRFGAGAGNTPVEAFAAVAEKLGIRTGIDTLKIIDAAEDVVRPIMDDDCLLDRLSLTMGYAGVYSSFLKHADSHARRYGVSGAEILIEAGRRKLVGGQEDQLIEIALGLADRKSAEAAVAEKKSA is encoded by the coding sequence ATGCCCTACAGTGCTGATCTCGACATCCGGGTGACGGACTCGTCGCTGCGCGACGGCTCCCACGCCAAGCGCCACCAGTTCACCGTCGAACACGTCCGCTCCATCGTCGGGGCGCTCGACGCCGCCGGGGTCCCGGTCATCGAGGTCACGCACGGCGACGGACTCGGCGGCTCCTCGTTCAACTACGGCTTCAGCCACACCCCGGAGCAGGAGCTGATCAAGGCCGCGGTGCAGACGGCGGAGCAGGCGAAGATCGCGTTCCTCATGCTCCCCGGTCTGGGCGTCCAGTCCGACATCCGCGAGGCCGCCGACAACGGCGCGAGTATCTGCCGCATCGCCACACACTGCACCGAGGCCGACATCTCCGTCCAGCATTTCGGTCTCGCCCGCGACCTCGGGCTGGAGACGGTCGGGTTCCTGATGATGTCGCACAGTCAGCGGCCGGAGGTCCTCGCGAGGCAGGCCCGGATCATGGCCGACGCCGGCTGCCAGTGCGTCTACGTCGTCGACTCGGCCGGGGCCCTGATCCTGACCGGCGTCAGCGACCGGGTGTCCGCACTGGTGACCGAACTCGGCGACGACGCCCAGGTCGGCTTCCACGGGCACGAGAACCTCGGCCTCGGTGTCGCCAACTCGGTGCTCGCCGTCGAGGCCGGCGCCCTGCAGATCGACGGATCCACCCGGCGTTTCGGCGCCGGAGCGGGGAACACCCCGGTCGAGGCGTTCGCCGCCGTCGCCGAGAAACTCGGAATCCGCACGGGCATAGACACTCTGAAGATCATCGACGCGGCCGAGGACGTCGTCCGGCCGATCATGGACGACGACTGCCTGCTCGATCGGCTGTCGCTGACCATGGGCTACGCGGGTGTGTACTCGAGCTTCCTCAAGCACGCGGATTCCCACGCCCGCCGGTACGGGGTCTCGGGCGCGGAGATCCTCATCGAGGCCGGCCGGCGCAAGCTGGTCGGTGGTCAGGAGGACCAGCTGATCGAGATCGCGCTCGGCCTCGCGGACCGGAAGTCCGCGGAAGCCGCCGTCGCCGAGAAGAAGTCCGCCTAG
- a CDS encoding acetaldehyde dehydrogenase (acetylating) → MTKALAAIVGSGNIGTDLMYKLLRSEIIEPRWMIGVDPESEGLKRAADRGVIASAEGVDWLLAQNERPDIVFEATSAYVHRANAPRYEELGIQAVDLTPAALGPAVVPAVNMGEHRTAPNVNLITCGGQATIPMVHAVSRIADVAYAEIVASVASPSAGPGTRANIDEFTITTSRGIETIGGAKKGKAIIILNPAEPPMFMKDTVFCSIPADADRDAITASIRDVAASVQAYVPGYRLRAEPQFDDPTPISGGLARVGIFLEVEGAGDFLPPYSGNLDIMTAAATKVGESFATQILGASV, encoded by the coding sequence GTGACCAAGGCTCTCGCCGCGATCGTCGGATCCGGCAACATCGGCACCGACCTGATGTACAAGCTGCTCCGCTCGGAGATCATCGAACCGCGCTGGATGATCGGCGTCGACCCCGAGAGCGAGGGACTGAAGCGCGCCGCGGACCGGGGCGTGATCGCCAGCGCCGAGGGTGTCGACTGGTTGCTCGCCCAGAACGAGCGTCCCGACATCGTGTTCGAGGCCACGTCCGCGTACGTGCACCGGGCGAACGCCCCCCGCTACGAGGAACTCGGCATCCAGGCCGTCGACCTCACCCCCGCCGCGCTCGGACCCGCCGTCGTGCCTGCCGTGAACATGGGCGAGCACCGGACTGCGCCGAACGTCAACCTCATCACCTGCGGTGGCCAGGCGACCATTCCCATGGTTCATGCCGTCTCCCGGATCGCCGACGTGGCGTACGCCGAGATCGTCGCGAGCGTGGCGTCGCCGTCCGCGGGCCCGGGCACCCGCGCGAACATCGACGAGTTCACGATCACCACGAGCCGCGGCATCGAGACGATCGGCGGCGCGAAGAAGGGCAAGGCGATCATCATCCTGAACCCGGCCGAACCGCCGATGTTCATGAAGGACACCGTGTTCTGCTCCATTCCCGCCGACGCCGACCGGGACGCGATCACCGCGTCCATCCGCGACGTCGCGGCGTCCGTGCAGGCCTACGTCCCCGGCTACCGGCTGCGCGCCGAACCCCAATTCGACGACCCGACACCGATCAGCGGCGGGCTCGCCCGGGTCGGCATCTTCCTCGAGGTCGAGGGCGCGGGCGACTTCCTGCCGCCCTACTCCGGCAACCTCGACATCATGACCGCCGCCGCCACCAAGGTCGGCGAGAGCTTCGCGACGCAGATCCTCGGCGCCAGCGTCTGA
- a CDS encoding 2-keto-4-pentenoate hydratase, producing MLSDAQRQSAARLLRNAEQDRAPIDPLTTVFPDIDVVDAYEIALLNIRARLAAGETVYGHKVGLSSEVMQKMMGVDEPDYGHLLSSMVHAEGTPIDTAQFCYPRIEVEIGYVLGETLPGEGCTDADVLAATEYIVPSIELIDSRITDWKIGLADTIADNASSAGVILGAGRVEPSNVDIGGISAMLFRGDEQIARGEASAVLGNPTKAVAWLARKVASFGVRLEAGHVILPGSCTRAIDARPGDVFRADFSDIGSVSVEFK from the coding sequence ATGCTGAGCGACGCGCAGCGGCAGTCGGCCGCCCGCCTCCTGCGGAACGCCGAACAGGACCGCGCCCCCATCGACCCGCTGACCACAGTCTTTCCGGACATCGACGTCGTCGACGCGTACGAGATCGCGCTGCTCAACATCCGGGCGCGGCTGGCGGCGGGGGAAACGGTGTACGGCCACAAGGTCGGACTGTCCTCCGAGGTCATGCAGAAGATGATGGGTGTCGACGAGCCCGACTACGGACATCTGCTCTCGAGCATGGTGCACGCCGAGGGAACGCCGATCGACACCGCGCAGTTCTGCTACCCGCGGATCGAGGTGGAGATCGGGTACGTCCTCGGCGAGACCCTGCCGGGGGAGGGGTGCACCGATGCGGACGTGCTCGCGGCCACCGAATACATCGTTCCCAGCATCGAACTGATCGACTCCCGCATCACGGACTGGAAGATCGGGCTCGCCGACACGATCGCCGACAACGCGTCCTCGGCCGGGGTGATCCTCGGCGCCGGACGTGTGGAGCCGTCGAACGTCGACATCGGCGGGATCTCCGCGATGCTCTTCCGGGGCGACGAGCAGATCGCGCGGGGCGAGGCGTCGGCGGTGCTCGGCAATCCCACGAAGGCCGTCGCCTGGCTGGCCCGGAAGGTCGCGAGCTTCGGTGTGCGGCTCGAGGCCGGGCACGTGATCCTGCCCGGTTCGTGCACCCGCGCGATCGACGCCCGGCCCGGCGACGTGTTCCGCGCCGACTTCAGTGACATCGGTTCCGTATCAGTAGAATTCAAGTAA
- a CDS encoding FAD-binding protein, whose product MSESFDSTVDFLVVGSGGGGMAAAITAAHRGLDTLVIDKGATFGGSTAISGGGIWIPNAPTLRRKGVIDTRESIRRYLDIITEGTVPADRLDAFVDKGPELMDLLDRSPHMKLYWVKGYSDYHPEYEGGRPLGRTIECTPFDTRALKENEKFQRPNSMKGPLGLWVTSKDYHDLAMVKRTWKGRKASLVAAWRVASNVIRRRHMATGGRALVARMRMVLEDAGVPLWLKTSMTELIVDDAGVVIGVLADRDGRTVRIGARRGVLLATGGFDHNQDMRAKYLPRHGAPDLSAGARENTGDGIVAGQRLGAAVDLMDDAWWMPSVLHPMGAVIPLVSERCIPPSVIVNGRGERFTNESSPYVNFVHDQLDGGHVPAWFVMDGKAKSRYPFAQVLPGVPFPQGFYDSGVVHKADTLRDLAEQIGVRADTLVATVDRFNGFARSGKDEDFGRGDSAYDRYYGDPTMKNPCLDEITQGPFYAIRCEAGDLGTKGGLVTDADARVLREDGSVIDGLYATGNTSASVMGNEYAGAGATIGPAMVFGYIAAQHAAQVSGNESPNTRQHSRAGEVA is encoded by the coding sequence ATGAGCGAAAGCTTCGACAGCACCGTCGATTTCCTCGTCGTCGGTAGCGGCGGCGGCGGAATGGCCGCCGCGATCACGGCGGCCCACCGCGGACTCGACACCCTCGTCATCGACAAGGGCGCGACGTTCGGCGGATCCACCGCCATCTCCGGGGGCGGCATCTGGATACCCAACGCCCCCACGCTGCGTCGGAAGGGTGTGATCGACACGAGGGAGTCGATCCGCCGCTACCTCGACATCATCACCGAGGGCACGGTTCCCGCCGACCGCCTCGACGCGTTCGTCGACAAGGGCCCCGAATTGATGGACCTGCTCGACCGCAGTCCGCACATGAAGCTCTACTGGGTGAAGGGCTATTCCGATTACCACCCGGAGTACGAGGGCGGCCGTCCGCTCGGGCGCACCATCGAATGCACGCCGTTCGACACCCGGGCGCTGAAGGAGAACGAGAAGTTCCAGCGTCCCAACAGCATGAAAGGCCCGCTGGGCCTGTGGGTCACGTCCAAGGACTACCACGACCTCGCCATGGTCAAGCGCACGTGGAAGGGCCGCAAGGCGTCACTGGTGGCGGCGTGGCGGGTGGCGTCCAACGTGATCCGCCGGCGCCACATGGCCACCGGCGGACGCGCGCTGGTGGCACGGATGCGGATGGTCCTCGAGGACGCCGGAGTGCCGCTGTGGTTGAAGACGTCCATGACCGAACTGATCGTCGACGACGCCGGAGTGGTCATCGGTGTGCTCGCCGATCGCGACGGACGGACGGTCCGGATCGGGGCCCGCCGCGGTGTGCTGCTCGCGACCGGCGGATTCGATCACAACCAGGACATGCGCGCGAAGTACCTGCCGCGGCACGGCGCCCCGGACCTCAGCGCGGGCGCCCGCGAGAACACCGGCGACGGCATCGTCGCGGGTCAGCGACTCGGTGCCGCCGTCGACCTCATGGACGACGCCTGGTGGATGCCGTCGGTGCTGCACCCGATGGGCGCCGTGATCCCGCTCGTGTCGGAGCGGTGCATTCCGCCGTCGGTGATCGTGAACGGTCGCGGCGAACGCTTCACCAACGAGTCGTCGCCGTATGTGAACTTCGTGCACGATCAACTCGACGGCGGGCACGTCCCGGCGTGGTTCGTGATGGACGGCAAGGCGAAGTCGCGGTACCCCTTCGCGCAGGTGCTCCCGGGAGTGCCGTTCCCGCAGGGGTTCTACGACTCCGGCGTCGTGCACAAGGCCGACACGCTGCGCGACCTCGCCGAGCAGATCGGTGTCAGGGCCGACACCCTCGTCGCGACCGTCGACCGGTTCAACGGCTTCGCCCGCTCCGGCAAGGACGAGGACTTCGGCCGCGGCGACAGCGCGTACGACCGGTACTACGGCGACCCGACGATGAAGAACCCGTGCCTCGACGAGATCACGCAGGGACCGTTCTACGCGATCCGCTGCGAAGCCGGCGACCTCGGCACGAAGGGCGGCCTCGTCACCGACGCCGACGCGCGGGTGCTCCGCGAGGACGGATCCGTAATCGACGGTCTGTACGCCACCGGCAACACGTCGGCGTCGGTGATGGGCAATGAATACGCCGGGGCCGGCGCGACCATCGGCCCCGCGATGGTGTTCGGCTACATCGCCGCGCAGCACGCCGCCCAGGTGAGTGGTAACGAGTCCCCGAACACACGACAGCACTCACGTGCGGGTGAGGTGGCGTGA
- a CDS encoding alpha/beta fold hydrolase, whose protein sequence is MTTDSSYEGTLKELKTDLGVLRYHEAGDGPPLLLLHGSGPGVTGWRNFRGNLGVFAEHFRTFILEFPGFGVSDDFGGHPMLTAGDAVLRFLDGLGLDEVAILGNSMGGIVATQFAIAHPDRVAKLITIGGIGRNLFSPGPGEGINLLMEFTDDPTRERLIAWLHSMVFDPAMVTEELIEERWTQATDPETLASARKMYSKAAFAAGARAALESDATPYWAQLHKVTAPTLLTWGRDDRVSPLDMAIIPMRSIPEAELHVFPNCGHWAMIEQKTAFESAVLAFLLRKDGSGR, encoded by the coding sequence ATGACGACTGACTCGAGTTACGAGGGCACCCTGAAGGAGCTGAAGACCGACCTCGGCGTGCTTCGCTACCACGAGGCCGGCGACGGTCCGCCTCTGCTCCTGCTGCACGGCTCCGGCCCCGGCGTGACGGGGTGGCGCAACTTCCGCGGCAACCTCGGCGTCTTCGCCGAGCACTTCCGCACCTTCATCCTGGAGTTCCCGGGGTTCGGGGTCAGCGACGACTTCGGCGGTCATCCGATGCTCACTGCCGGTGACGCGGTGCTCCGCTTTCTCGACGGGCTCGGACTCGACGAGGTCGCGATTCTCGGAAACTCGATGGGCGGCATCGTCGCCACCCAGTTCGCGATCGCGCATCCCGACCGGGTCGCCAAACTGATCACCATCGGCGGCATCGGCAGGAACCTGTTCAGCCCCGGCCCCGGTGAGGGCATCAACCTGCTGATGGAGTTCACGGACGACCCCACCCGGGAACGCCTGATCGCGTGGCTGCACTCGATGGTGTTCGATCCCGCCATGGTGACCGAGGAACTGATCGAGGAACGCTGGACGCAGGCCACGGATCCGGAGACGCTCGCCAGCGCCCGCAAGATGTACAGCAAGGCGGCGTTCGCGGCGGGCGCCCGGGCCGCACTCGAGTCCGACGCGACCCCGTACTGGGCTCAGCTGCACAAGGTGACGGCCCCGACACTGCTCACGTGGGGTCGCGACGACCGGGTCAGCCCACTGGACATGGCGATCATCCCGATGCGGTCGATTCCCGAGGCGGAGCTGCACGTGTTCCCGAACTGCGGGCACTGGGCGATGATCGAGCAGAAGACGGCCTTCGAGAGTGCCGTCCTCGCCTTCCTCCTCCGCAAGGACGGCAGCGGACGATGA
- a CDS encoding flavin reductase family protein, with the protein MAPEPADTKPGTRADAPSPDEMRRALGQFASGVTVVTGLDTEGPVGFTCQSFASVSLEPPLILFCADHRGRAWPRIRRSGRFTINVLHEDQTDLCFRFGSSRGSKFDGLEWERSRWSTPALPGVLLRVHADVQSVHIAGDHDVVIGRVRELESVCEERPMVFFRGGFGVDAASRPVRA; encoded by the coding sequence ATGGCACCCGAACCGGCCGACACGAAGCCTGGCACACGCGCGGACGCACCCTCACCGGACGAGATGCGCCGCGCCCTCGGCCAATTCGCCAGTGGCGTCACGGTGGTGACCGGACTCGACACGGAGGGTCCGGTGGGGTTCACGTGCCAGTCGTTCGCGTCGGTGTCGCTGGAGCCGCCGCTGATCCTGTTCTGCGCCGACCACCGGGGGCGGGCATGGCCGCGCATCCGGCGGTCGGGCCGGTTCACGATCAACGTGCTGCACGAGGACCAGACGGACCTGTGCTTCCGATTCGGTTCGAGTCGGGGTTCCAAGTTCGACGGGCTCGAGTGGGAGCGGTCGCGGTGGTCGACGCCGGCGCTGCCGGGGGTCCTGCTGCGCGTGCACGCGGACGTGCAGTCGGTGCACATCGCCGGTGATCACGACGTCGTGATCGGACGCGTCCGCGAACTCGAATCGGTCTGCGAGGAGCGTCCGATGGTGTTCTTCCGGGGCGGTTTCGGCGTCGACGCCGCTTCGCGGCCCGTGCGCGCGTAG
- a CDS encoding IclR family transcriptional regulator, which translates to MTVVDSDDALSVPAAKKDLPPSMVERMTLILDAFDGRTSRLTLEEVACRTRLPRSTVHRILDQLVRLDWVDHASFGYCLGRRAMGLGGGDNGHSQVRAAAAPLLHELHMQTGMVVHLAVLDGADSVYLDKVGGRMAATLPSRVGGRVPAYTTAGGKAMLAWVDPEQVDGLYGPRLGRRTDRTITELSTLHQELNRIRQRRGLAFERGEAVRGIGCVGVAVRSADGPVAGISLCGDARTVQLERVAPLVVDAAREVTRTLHPELGAPRRGRRTPEIPDNSWSTETLDQLLAVQSGQWL; encoded by the coding sequence ATGACTGTCGTCGATTCGGATGATGCACTGTCGGTACCCGCTGCGAAGAAGGATCTGCCCCCGTCGATGGTCGAGCGGATGACGCTGATCCTCGACGCGTTCGACGGCCGCACGTCGCGTCTGACCCTCGAAGAGGTGGCCTGCCGCACCCGGCTGCCGCGGTCCACGGTGCACCGCATCCTGGACCAGCTCGTCCGCCTCGACTGGGTCGATCACGCGAGCTTCGGCTACTGCCTCGGACGGCGTGCGATGGGCCTCGGCGGCGGCGACAACGGGCACAGCCAGGTGCGGGCGGCCGCGGCGCCGCTGCTGCACGAACTCCACATGCAGACCGGGATGGTGGTGCACCTCGCCGTGCTGGACGGCGCGGACAGCGTGTACCTCGACAAGGTGGGCGGGCGGATGGCCGCCACCCTGCCGTCCCGGGTGGGCGGGCGTGTTCCCGCCTACACGACCGCGGGCGGCAAGGCGATGCTCGCGTGGGTCGACCCCGAGCAGGTCGACGGCCTGTACGGGCCGCGGCTGGGCCGCCGCACGGACCGCACGATCACCGAATTGTCCACGCTGCACCAGGAACTCAACCGGATCCGGCAGCGCCGCGGTCTCGCATTCGAGCGTGGTGAGGCGGTCCGCGGAATCGGCTGCGTCGGTGTCGCCGTCCGCAGCGCGGACGGACCGGTGGCCGGTATCTCGTTGTGCGGGGACGCGCGCACCGTCCAACTCGAACGCGTCGCCCCGCTCGTCGTCGACGCCGCCCGGGAAGTCACCCGGACGTTGCACCCCGAACTGGGCGCACCCCGTCGCGGGCGCCGGACTCCGGAGATTCCGGATAACTCATGGTCGACCGAGACCCTCGATCAGCTTCTCGCGGTGCAGTCCGGCCAGTGGCTGTAG
- a CDS encoding TIGR03619 family F420-dependent LLM class oxidoreductase has protein sequence MHIGIAPPIVIAHPSVRADWEACAGIAELTAIARTADRLGYHHLTCSEHVAVPTDVAVERGGTYWDPLATLGFLAAHTGGIRLATQVLVLGYHHPLEIAKRYGTLDVVSGGRLVLGLGVGSLREEFDLLGAHFDDRGARADDALAALRASLSHPRPEYHGRFFDFDGVVVEPHAVQPRVPLWIGGRTLRSLRRAATLGDGWVPFGLSLEELCALLGKVDLPEKFEVVLSAGAPLDPIGSRDAVARALERRRDAGTTVVSATLASTSADHYCEQLDALRQLGDQLGLFFRTPTEDRIRP, from the coding sequence ATGCACATAGGAATCGCGCCGCCCATCGTCATCGCGCACCCCTCCGTCCGCGCGGACTGGGAAGCCTGCGCCGGGATCGCGGAGTTGACCGCGATCGCCCGGACCGCCGACCGCCTCGGCTACCACCACCTCACCTGCAGCGAGCACGTCGCCGTGCCCACCGACGTCGCCGTGGAACGCGGCGGCACCTACTGGGACCCGCTCGCGACCCTCGGGTTCCTCGCCGCCCACACCGGTGGCATCCGCCTGGCCACACAGGTTCTGGTACTCGGGTACCACCACCCACTCGAGATCGCCAAGCGGTACGGCACGCTCGACGTCGTCAGCGGCGGACGCCTCGTGCTGGGCCTTGGCGTGGGCAGCCTGCGGGAGGAATTCGACCTGCTCGGCGCCCACTTCGACGACCGGGGCGCCCGCGCCGACGACGCCCTCGCGGCGCTGCGGGCGTCGCTGTCGCACCCGCGGCCCGAGTACCACGGCAGGTTCTTCGACTTCGACGGCGTCGTCGTGGAACCGCACGCCGTCCAGCCGCGGGTCCCGCTGTGGATCGGGGGACGGACACTGCGATCCCTGCGCCGCGCGGCGACGCTCGGCGACGGGTGGGTGCCGTTCGGCCTGTCGCTCGAAGAGTTGTGCGCCCTGCTCGGCAAGGTCGATCTCCCCGAAAAATTCGAGGTGGTCCTCAGCGCCGGCGCGCCGCTCGACCCGATCGGGTCCCGCGACGCCGTCGCCCGTGCACTCGAACGACGACGCGACGCCGGGACCACCGTCGTCAGTGCCACCCTCGCGTCCACGAGCGCCGACCACTACTGCGAGCAACTGGACGCCCTCCGGCAACTCGGCGACCAACTCGGCCTTTTCTTCCGCACCCCCACCGAAGACAGGATCCGCCCATGA
- a CDS encoding nuclear transport factor 2 family protein, whose protein sequence is MTGTDELVRALAERVTALEDKIAILELMTAYGPAIDSGSADAVARLWTEDGVYDVDTGVMRGHAAITAMVQSQAHQGWIGGGCAHMLEPGHVRVDGDTAVATCKSQLIISDDNGFRVHRITANRWELAKIDGEWKVTRRINRLLDGREEARSLLAAGVRA, encoded by the coding sequence ATGACCGGCACCGATGAACTCGTCCGCGCACTCGCCGAACGGGTCACCGCGCTCGAAGACAAGATCGCCATCCTCGAACTGATGACCGCCTACGGCCCCGCCATCGACAGCGGTTCCGCCGACGCCGTCGCGCGGCTGTGGACCGAGGACGGCGTGTACGACGTCGACACCGGAGTGATGCGCGGACATGCGGCCATCACGGCGATGGTGCAGTCGCAGGCACATCAGGGCTGGATCGGCGGCGGTTGCGCGCACATGCTCGAGCCCGGGCACGTGCGCGTCGACGGCGACACCGCCGTGGCCACGTGCAAGTCGCAGTTGATCATCTCCGACGACAACGGGTTCCGGGTGCACCGGATCACGGCAAACCGGTGGGAACTTGCCAAGATCGACGGTGAGTGGAAGGTGACCCGACGGATCAATCGACTGCTCGACGGCCGCGAGGAGGCGCGCTCGCTGCTTGCCGCGGGTGTACGTGCCTGA
- a CDS encoding MFS transporter, translating to MPLSPGEAERAPLSRGKSFALLALIILLVEVIPLAYNFVTPALPEIAKHFGTANVGWVITIVTLMLAASTPLVGKLGDIYGKKRMMLVSAAVFGAGSLLGALAPNFELFLVGRGLQGAGMAILVLAYGLIRDILPPSIIPVAVGFVATGMGASTILGPIIGGYLIDHFGYTGVFWAQLLHVAIAGIAVALFVPETTLRTRSKLDVLGAVILGLGAFVLLFGIGKATAWGYTAPQTLLCVGGGLAVLAGWLLYERTPKEPLIDLQMLKHGPVAKTLAASGFVQFVLVSHSMLIPMFVMTDPGLGLGYGFGVTALAVAIYTVPTGVVSMIAGPVGGYFTRRIGAAPVLVFGGASLALGSVLLATLHDSTAQMMFGQLVIGLGLGSASATLPNLIMRTVPAHTQGIAGGMLNLSGSLGSAIGSQVMIAIVAIPGVVLVGRAAQYSEKGFVYAFFTLAVAGLLAAVMGLLLTRNRIDRTADVAAPTSEMAA from the coding sequence ATGCCCCTGTCCCCAGGCGAGGCGGAGCGCGCACCCCTCTCGCGCGGGAAGTCGTTCGCCCTCCTGGCCTTGATCATCCTTCTGGTCGAAGTCATCCCGCTCGCCTACAACTTCGTCACCCCGGCGCTGCCGGAGATCGCGAAACACTTCGGCACCGCGAACGTCGGCTGGGTGATCACCATCGTCACCCTCATGCTCGCCGCGTCGACTCCGCTGGTCGGCAAACTCGGCGACATCTACGGGAAGAAGCGGATGATGCTGGTGTCCGCCGCCGTATTCGGCGCCGGATCACTCCTCGGTGCGCTGGCCCCCAACTTCGAACTCTTTCTCGTCGGCCGCGGGCTCCAGGGTGCGGGCATGGCCATCCTCGTGCTCGCCTACGGGTTGATCCGAGACATCCTGCCCCCGTCGATCATTCCCGTGGCGGTCGGCTTCGTCGCCACCGGCATGGGCGCCAGTACCATCCTCGGCCCGATCATCGGCGGCTACCTCATCGACCACTTCGGCTACACCGGAGTGTTCTGGGCGCAACTCCTCCACGTGGCGATTGCCGGAATCGCGGTCGCGCTCTTCGTTCCCGAGACCACGTTGCGGACTCGGTCGAAGCTCGACGTGCTCGGCGCGGTCATCCTCGGACTCGGCGCCTTCGTGCTGCTGTTCGGCATCGGCAAGGCCACCGCATGGGGATACACCGCCCCGCAGACGCTGCTGTGCGTGGGAGGCGGTCTTGCCGTTCTCGCTGGCTGGCTGCTTTACGAACGTACGCCCAAGGAACCGCTCATCGACCTGCAGATGCTCAAGCACGGACCCGTCGCGAAAACGCTGGCCGCCAGTGGTTTCGTCCAGTTCGTCCTGGTGAGCCATTCGATGCTGATCCCGATGTTCGTGATGACCGATCCCGGCCTCGGTCTCGGCTACGGATTCGGCGTCACCGCCCTGGCCGTCGCGATCTACACCGTTCCCACGGGCGTCGTGTCGATGATCGCGGGCCCCGTCGGCGGGTACTTCACGCGCCGCATCGGTGCGGCACCGGTGCTGGTGTTCGGCGGCGCCTCCCTCGCGCTCGGCTCGGTCCTGCTCGCCACGCTGCACGACTCGACGGCGCAGATGATGTTCGGACAGTTGGTGATCGGCCTCGGCCTCGGTTCCGCGTCGGCGACGTTGCCGAACCTCATCATGCGCACCGTGCCGGCGCACACGCAGGGTATCGCGGGCGGAATGCTCAACCTGTCTGGCTCGCTGGGGAGCGCGATCGGCAGCCAGGTGATGATCGCGATCGTCGCGATCCCCGGTGTCGTGCTGGTGGGCCGCGCCGCGCAGTACTCGGAGAAGGGATTCGTCTACGCGTTCTTCACGCTCGCTGTCGCCGGACTGCTGGCCGCGGTGATGGGACTCCTGCTCACCCGCAACAGGATCGACCGCACCGCCGACGTGGCGGCGCCCACCTCGGAGATGGCCGCCTGA
- a CDS encoding 3-oxoacyl-ACP reductase, which produces MTESLSLTGRTAVVTGAGAGLGRAEALALAAAGAAVVVNDTGDGAHEVAAEITATGGRAAAVTGDVSDWALGERLVHAAVSTFGSMDILVNNAGILRDKMIFNLSESDWDDVIRVHLKGHAATSRAAAVHWREASKAAGGPVYGRVVNTSSEAFLFGSAGQPNYSAAKAGITALTLSTAQGLSRYGIRANAICPRARTAMTADAFGENTADAGLDPLSPERVATLVHYLSSPAADEINGQVFVVYGRMVALMAAPKVENRFDAAGSAFSPEELDGLLTPYFAGRGPYENYAAFSVAELEKAALATGDTAAVR; this is translated from the coding sequence ATGACGGAATCACTCAGCCTCACCGGACGCACCGCCGTCGTCACCGGCGCCGGCGCAGGCCTCGGCCGGGCCGAAGCCCTCGCACTCGCCGCCGCCGGAGCCGCAGTCGTCGTCAACGACACGGGCGACGGCGCACACGAGGTGGCCGCGGAGATCACCGCGACCGGCGGCCGCGCCGCCGCCGTCACCGGCGACGTCTCCGACTGGGCGCTGGGCGAACGCCTCGTCCATGCGGCCGTCAGCACCTTCGGGTCGATGGACATCCTCGTCAACAACGCCGGAATCCTCCGCGACAAGATGATTTTCAACCTCTCCGAATCCGACTGGGACGACGTCATCCGTGTTCACCTCAAGGGGCACGCCGCCACGTCCCGCGCGGCGGCCGTGCACTGGCGCGAGGCGAGCAAGGCCGCCGGAGGCCCGGTGTACGGGCGGGTCGTCAACACGTCGTCCGAGGCGTTCCTGTTCGGGTCGGCGGGCCAGCCCAACTACTCGGCCGCGAAGGCCGGGATCACCGCACTCACCCTGTCGACGGCGCAGGGACTGTCCCGCTACGGAATTCGGGCCAACGCGATCTGCCCGCGGGCAAGGACGGCGATGACCGCCGACGCGTTCGGCGAGAACACGGCCGACGCGGGACTCGACCCGTTGTCGCCGGAACGGGTGGCCACCCTCGTCCACTACCTGTCCTCCCCCGCCGCCGACGAGATCAACGGTCAGGTGTTCGTCGTGTACGGCAGGATGGTCGCGCTGATGGCGGCGCCGAAGGTCGAGAACCGCTTCGACGCAGCGGGTTCCGCGTTCTCGCCGGAGGAGCTCGACGGCCTCCTCACGCCGTACTTCGCGGGCCGCGGACCGTACGAGAACTACGCGGCGTTCAGCGTCGCCGAATTGGAGAAGGCCGCGCTGGCGACCGGCGACACGGCCGCTGTGCGATGA